The Magnetospirillum sp. genome includes a region encoding these proteins:
- a CDS encoding filamentous hemagglutinin N-terminal domain-containing protein encodes MGWPLALAVGFSVPGLAQTLPQGGNVVGGAGTITQTAPNQLTINQASQNLAIDWQSFSIGANNIVRFVQPSTSAVALNRVLNGDPSQIYGQIEANGQVVIMSPNGIVFGPNSRIDVNALVATTANISTLDFMAGKLLFDQASSDANARVVNQGIISVAQGGFAVLAAANVSNQGQIIANGGTVVLGGTKTFAIDFHGDGLLKFAATGVVDQKPTGADALVENSGSIEANGGRVLLTARAARSVLDNVINTTGIVVARTASLVNGEIVIDGGDSGIVHVAGTLDASGAAAGESGGTVKVLGEKVGLFENARIDASGTVGGGTVLVGGNYQGMGPEANAQYLYMDARAVIDASSASGDGGRVILWSDLATRNAGHINVAGARNGGFIEVSSKGFLDFRGTVNLRGLTGRAGELLLDPTDITISSSSSSGDMSGVSPFVGSNASSNLDVAVLNAALAGGDVTVTTASAGAGTGNIDVTATIANSVAGRTLTLRADGAITVGTGGYISSGGYLFNVSLRAAGNITVGGTGIVTSGGNLTTESAGGGGQAGGNFVSTANINAGTGNVTLAHAGTISIDAAINTTGQLSINAGGATTQTAAITGPASLVIGGTGAVTLANAGNSFSNITLSRTGTSANVSIVNAISGNFQTSTLGSGTFTYSSATAGFLQSGGITQDASGGAVSISGGTGTVTLSQANSFSGPVTVTGDTITVSAAQTATGTGSLSLAATRNVAISANLTTAGGDILITGNVASWAPAYETNTPVFGTASGTFDGVQVNAGVSINAGGGDIAIAGKGGDTGANQHGVRIYAAAATPTTISTTGAGTITLFGHGGLSSGVAGGGLGGSHGGFRFDGDATGVVDVSTANGNIKMVGTGGGTGVSSDNNGGGVFFHTKVRATGSGSIDIAGTPGVGASAGLAAILSQTEISTVSGNIALTGTGGTAYVNDAAFAGSSKGLWLTGATVKTTGSGNITLRGIAGTEGPGILISNASGTVTLGDAAMTGNLTIQANSLTYTGANTILHQSGTGTLTFRTDTAPTNLVFYGSGGGLQLTSTIVNAFAGNFATLAIGDASQTGTITTGAAFTAASGQSLSLTTGGNLTVNYALTTAGAGAISLTSAKGIALLGNVTTAGGDIVMMGGNVGPWTSPFTNPTPTFGAATGTFVGVAIGAAIQVTAGANGNIAIAGRGGDTGGSQYGIQMYSGATVSTSGTGAINMVGRGGGNGDGMAIDGATVSSTGSGAIQMVAIPGTTTGGGFLFSGAVTLGNAAYTGNLTLRSDGAIAGTASVALPHQAGTGNFTVRTHTDATPIFAATAGAGLEFASDLLSAASSYGGIVVGSPTQSGTITMGAHTLANQFTVVGGTAAISIAGAVALSTHTLSLESGGTVTQSAAITGTNGNLALGGTGSGAVTLTNGGNSFGMLSLARTGSTGSVAVSTTAALDLASSAIGTGTLAVTSGSGISQSGSLTQSAGGGSVTFDGGSGTVGLSAANTFTGDFAATGSTVVVSAVQTLARVGSQNFDLTGTSGNVLIQANVAKTNTGGAAMSIAAFETAWFDNAGLSSNGGAITIWGNAPGGSNSAGSSAGTAWGVRIDGASAVVSAGAGAISIVGKGSTDAGSGQHGIAMINGGSVQTTTGAIAMQGRGGDGTATGQLGIVLQNSTVQSSSGTVTLTGWGGANSSSDAHGIYVDAGGSVASATGNVTLNGTAPTATAVYLFGGSVSTGGSGTLTLQGSALSGTGIEGGTGSTITAGTGTLTLVSDRDVSIANTLLTTGGALDVTATGSINLSNASNSIGGNTTINATGSTSNVNFRNTAANQNLNVSSTGYLDLYDLSVTGDLTASAVGALTVNTSFAMAAGRQVALTATGVMSTIEISGNVTLSNGNFSAISDRGIAVTANIATNGGDIVMYGHAPGGDVNVGTATGGFHGVRIDGAITVDAGGGNIDIRGRGGNSGSFHGVTIRNGAGVLTSGIGTLDIMGHGGTAPGGGSAGVEFYAGSAYAQTQNGALTVSGYGSTGGGNNNSGVALATGQIRATGAGAVDVSGAGGAGGSFGVSVQGGGTTLISTTDGNLTVIGNGGLGSGGGFESWGVNVAGQSGLGAIQSTGTGNVSVTGTAGATSGNGRYGVMIGTGGSIVATSAAGGTLSVTGTGGPGTGTNNHGIYLTGAGATIWGTGFNVTLTGTGGTGATSGDGIRFDSGANTHSDDGQLTMTGVGTGSGFGIAATGTSSTIGDPASAGNINIIADTVSMSAATLGIETDGQVLIRPVNSGTTIGIGGGAGTQQLPSDMSFVDAALLVVGDPTAGAIEVGAGGVSTATGTDLGLRGASIALTGDVTLGAVRTLTLYANTNGVTQAAGSTITAANLVLRGAGDFAVNRAGSGYNNITNVAADVTAGSGSGAIVLYTGAGGGSSSNALTDGVGTVNGISTPGGLTWVALNGLTQTGAGVISVGGVTNLTAQNGTLDMSAAPNTFSGQVAATSAGGGSILLTASSLALGSINSAGNVILNATSGGITHGSPVTANGNLNAAANGGAIVLSNHLNVVAGSVSLATSGGAHDISWDQLGPMLVGSISSSGQLDINITNGGISQVGAISTGGATNLIVDTGNIALTNAANAFVGPIVASNPSGDISIANTGNTLFGNIASNGVLNVSVTGGTLSQVGSTAITTTGNATLTLAGAYAMTLTESGNNVGGNLALSGSTGTLDGILLGTVTVTTGTFVVNGVTYTAAAPPPTNNTTPVPGAGVGGTTVSSALTDAAPISQIQGAAALPPPPGATAVVSDTVALLTGGPGPLIGGGPGAPAGPGGQAEGGEGGPAVSPVGVVSAPPPPPAAAGPGAPPPAASPGAPPPPAIVVSGGPPPGPGAPPLVPTTAPPPAVTAVGNVGGASAPAVNGGAVQPTTSAPQTAVTSPFPSMSF; translated from the coding sequence ATGGGCTGGCCGCTCGCATTGGCGGTCGGCTTTTCGGTGCCGGGCCTGGCGCAGACCCTGCCGCAAGGCGGCAACGTGGTCGGCGGTGCCGGCACGATCACGCAGACCGCCCCCAACCAACTCACGATCAACCAGGCATCGCAGAATCTCGCCATCGATTGGCAGAGCTTTTCGATCGGCGCCAACAACATCGTGCGCTTCGTGCAGCCGAGCACCAGTGCGGTCGCCCTCAATCGCGTGCTGAACGGCGATCCGTCGCAGATCTACGGCCAGATCGAGGCCAACGGCCAAGTGGTGATCATGAGCCCGAACGGCATCGTGTTCGGGCCGAACAGCCGTATCGACGTGAACGCGCTGGTCGCCACCACGGCCAATATCAGCACGCTCGATTTCATGGCCGGCAAGCTCTTGTTCGACCAGGCTTCGAGCGACGCGAATGCGCGCGTGGTCAACCAAGGCATCATCTCGGTTGCACAAGGCGGCTTTGCCGTGCTGGCGGCGGCCAACGTATCGAACCAGGGCCAGATCATCGCCAATGGCGGCACGGTGGTGCTCGGCGGCACCAAGACGTTTGCCATCGATTTCCACGGCGACGGGCTTCTGAAATTTGCCGCGACCGGCGTGGTCGATCAGAAGCCCACGGGTGCCGACGCGCTCGTCGAAAACTCGGGCAGCATCGAAGCCAACGGGGGCCGCGTGCTGCTGACGGCGCGTGCCGCGCGCAGCGTGCTCGACAATGTCATCAACACGACGGGCATCGTCGTCGCCAGGACGGCCTCGCTCGTGAACGGCGAGATCGTCATCGACGGCGGCGACAGCGGCATCGTGCATGTGGCGGGCACGCTTGATGCCTCGGGTGCGGCGGCGGGCGAAAGCGGCGGTACCGTCAAGGTGCTCGGCGAAAAAGTCGGCCTGTTCGAAAATGCGCGCATCGACGCCTCGGGCACTGTCGGCGGCGGTACTGTGCTCGTCGGCGGCAACTACCAGGGCATGGGCCCCGAGGCCAACGCGCAATATCTCTACATGGATGCGCGCGCGGTCATCGATGCGAGCAGTGCGTCCGGCGACGGCGGGCGCGTGATTCTGTGGTCGGATCTTGCCACGCGCAATGCAGGCCACATCAACGTGGCGGGTGCGCGCAACGGCGGCTTCATCGAAGTGTCGTCGAAGGGCTTCCTTGATTTCCGCGGCACGGTGAATTTGCGCGGGCTCACGGGCCGCGCGGGCGAATTGCTGCTCGATCCGACCGACATTACGATCTCGTCGTCTTCCAGCAGCGGCGACATGTCGGGCGTTTCGCCGTTCGTCGGCTCGAACGCGAGTTCCAATTTGGACGTCGCCGTTCTCAACGCTGCACTCGCTGGCGGCGACGTGACCGTGACCACGGCTTCGGCCGGCGCAGGCACGGGCAATATCGACGTTACCGCCACCATCGCGAACAGCGTCGCGGGCCGGACTCTGACCTTGCGCGCAGACGGCGCGATCACGGTCGGTACCGGCGGCTACATCAGCAGCGGTGGCTATCTTTTCAACGTTTCGCTGCGCGCGGCCGGGAACATCACTGTCGGCGGGACCGGGATTGTCACAAGCGGCGGCAACCTCACGACCGAAAGTGCCGGCGGTGGCGGCCAGGCCGGCGGCAATTTCGTAAGCACCGCAAACATCAATGCGGGCACGGGCAACGTGACGCTGGCGCATGCCGGCACCATTTCCATCGACGCCGCGATCAACACCACCGGCCAATTGTCGATCAACGCCGGCGGCGCCACGACCCAGACAGCTGCGATTACGGGTCCGGCCTCTCTGGTGATCGGCGGCACCGGCGCCGTGACGCTCGCCAACGCGGGCAACTCGTTTTCGAACATCACGCTGAGCCGGACGGGTACTTCCGCCAATGTCAGCATCGTCAACGCGATCAGCGGCAATTTCCAGACCTCGACGCTCGGCTCCGGCACCTTCACCTACAGCAGCGCCACAGCTGGTTTCCTGCAAAGCGGCGGCATCACGCAGGATGCCAGCGGCGGTGCGGTGTCGATTTCCGGCGGCACCGGCACCGTCACGCTGAGCCAGGCCAACAGTTTCTCCGGTCCTGTGACCGTTACCGGCGATACGATCACGGTGTCGGCCGCGCAGACCGCAACGGGCACCGGCTCGCTGTCGCTGGCTGCAACGCGCAACGTTGCGATCAGCGCGAACCTGACCACGGCAGGCGGCGACATTTTGATCACGGGCAACGTGGCGTCCTGGGCGCCGGCCTACGAGACAAACACGCCCGTTTTCGGCACGGCGTCGGGGACTTTCGACGGCGTCCAGGTCAATGCGGGCGTGTCCATCAATGCCGGCGGCGGCGATATCGCCATTGCCGGCAAGGGCGGCGACACGGGCGCCAACCAGCACGGCGTCAGGATTTATGCCGCCGCCGCAACCCCGACGACGATTTCGACAACTGGCGCGGGCACGATCACGCTCTTTGGGCATGGCGGCCTTTCGTCCGGCGTTGCGGGCGGCGGCTTGGGCGGCTCGCATGGCGGGTTTCGCTTCGACGGCGATGCGACTGGTGTGGTCGACGTTTCGACCGCGAACGGCAACATCAAGATGGTCGGCACGGGCGGCGGGACCGGCGTCTCGTCGGACAACAACGGCGGCGGCGTGTTTTTCCACACGAAAGTCCGCGCGACGGGGTCCGGCTCCATCGACATCGCGGGCACGCCCGGCGTCGGGGCGAGCGCGGGGCTTGCCGCCATCCTTTCGCAGACTGAAATTTCGACGGTCTCCGGCAACATCGCGCTGACCGGGACGGGTGGTACAGCTTACGTCAACGACGCCGCTTTCGCCGGTTCCTCAAAGGGGCTTTGGCTTACCGGTGCGACCGTCAAGACGACCGGCTCAGGCAACATCACGCTGCGCGGAATCGCGGGAACCGAGGGTCCTGGGATCCTCATTTCGAATGCCAGCGGGACGGTCACGCTCGGCGACGCGGCGATGACCGGCAATTTGACCATCCAAGCGAATTCACTGACCTACACCGGCGCCAACACGATCTTGCATCAGTCGGGCACCGGCACATTGACCTTCCGCACCGACACGGCGCCGACGAACCTCGTGTTCTACGGCTCCGGCGGGGGCCTACAGCTGACCTCGACCATCGTCAACGCGTTCGCCGGCAATTTCGCCACGCTTGCGATCGGCGACGCGTCGCAGACAGGCACCATCACGACCGGGGCCGCCTTTACGGCAGCGAGCGGCCAGTCGCTGTCGCTCACGACCGGCGGAAATCTGACCGTCAACTACGCGCTGACGACTGCCGGGGCCGGCGCCATATCGCTCACATCCGCCAAGGGCATTGCACTGCTCGGAAACGTGACGACGGCGGGCGGCGACATCGTGATGATGGGCGGCAATGTCGGGCCGTGGACCAGTCCCTTCACCAACCCGACGCCGACCTTCGGTGCGGCGACGGGCACTTTTGTCGGCGTTGCCATCGGCGCGGCGATTCAGGTGACGGCCGGCGCCAACGGCAATATCGCGATTGCCGGTCGCGGCGGCGACACGGGCGGCAGCCAATACGGAATCCAGATGTATTCCGGTGCGACCGTTTCGACCAGCGGGACGGGCGCGATCAACATGGTCGGCCGCGGCGGCGGGAACGGCGACGGCATGGCGATCGACGGGGCCACGGTCTCTTCGACCGGCTCGGGGGCGATCCAAATGGTCGCGATCCCGGGCACGACCACCGGCGGCGGCTTCCTGTTTTCAGGCGCTGTGACGCTCGGCAACGCGGCTTATACCGGCAATCTGACGCTGCGCAGCGACGGGGCCATCGCCGGTACGGCGTCCGTGGCGCTTCCGCACCAAGCCGGGACGGGCAATTTCACGGTTCGAACCCATACCGATGCGACCCCGATTTTCGCGGCAACCGCGGGTGCAGGGCTCGAGTTCGCGTCCGACCTTCTTTCGGCCGCTTCGTCCTATGGCGGGATCGTCGTCGGCTCCCCGACGCAATCCGGCACCATCACGATGGGCGCCCACACGCTCGCCAACCAGTTCACGGTGGTTGGCGGCACTGCGGCGATCTCGATCGCCGGTGCCGTCGCGTTGAGCACGCATACGCTGTCGCTCGAATCCGGCGGCACGGTCACGCAATCTGCCGCGATCACCGGCACCAACGGCAATCTGGCCCTGGGCGGTACCGGCAGCGGCGCTGTCACGCTCACGAACGGCGGCAACAGTTTCGGCATGCTGTCGCTGGCGCGGACCGGCAGCACCGGCAGCGTTGCCGTATCCACGACTGCAGCGTTGGACCTGGCGAGTTCGGCCATCGGCACGGGCACGCTCGCGGTAACGAGCGGTTCGGGAATTTCGCAGTCTGGCAGCCTCACGCAAAGCGCGGGCGGCGGCAGCGTGACATTCGACGGCGGTTCGGGCACGGTCGGCCTGTCGGCCGCGAATACGTTCACCGGCGATTTCGCCGCGACCGGATCGACCGTCGTCGTCAGCGCGGTGCAGACTTTGGCGCGCGTCGGGAGCCAGAATTTCGATCTGACAGGCACAAGCGGCAACGTTCTGATCCAGGCAAACGTCGCGAAAACCAATACCGGCGGCGCCGCCATGTCCATCGCCGCGTTCGAAACGGCTTGGTTCGACAATGCCGGATTGTCGTCCAACGGCGGCGCCATAACGATCTGGGGCAACGCGCCAGGCGGCAGCAATTCCGCCGGCTCATCGGCGGGCACGGCGTGGGGCGTGCGAATCGACGGGGCTTCGGCCGTGGTTTCCGCCGGTGCGGGCGCGATCAGCATCGTCGGAAAAGGCTCGACCGACGCCGGCTCCGGGCAGCACGGGATCGCGATGATCAACGGCGGCTCGGTTCAAACGACGACGGGAGCCATTGCGATGCAAGGGCGGGGCGGCGACGGAACCGCGACCGGCCAGCTCGGCATCGTGCTGCAGAACAGCACAGTCCAATCCTCGTCCGGCACTGTGACGTTGACGGGCTGGGGCGGCGCCAACAGTTCTTCGGATGCCCACGGCATCTATGTCGATGCGGGCGGGTCGGTTGCATCCGCGACCGGGAACGTGACGCTCAACGGCACGGCGCCGACTGCAACGGCCGTCTATCTCTTCGGCGGCAGCGTTTCGACCGGCGGCAGCGGCACGCTGACGCTGCAGGGCTCGGCCCTGTCGGGGACGGGCATCGAAGGCGGAACGGGTTCGACGATCACGGCCGGGACGGGCACTTTGACGCTGGTGTCCGACCGCGACGTGTCGATCGCGAACACGTTGCTGACGACGGGCGGCGCGCTCGACGTCACCGCGACGGGCTCCATCAATCTCAGCAACGCCAGCAATTCGATCGGCGGGAATACGACCATCAACGCCACGGGATCGACTAGCAACGTCAATTTCCGTAACACAGCGGCGAACCAAAATCTCAACGTTTCATCGACTGGGTATCTCGACCTTTACGATCTGAGCGTGACCGGGGACTTGACGGCATCGGCCGTCGGCGCTCTCACCGTCAACACGTCGTTCGCCATGGCCGCGGGCAGGCAGGTCGCGCTGACCGCGACAGGCGTCATGAGCACCATCGAGATTTCCGGCAACGTCACGCTGTCGAACGGCAATTTCAGCGCAATTTCGGACCGTGGTATTGCCGTAACCGCGAATATCGCGACGAATGGCGGCGACATCGTGATGTACGGCCATGCGCCGGGCGGCGACGTGAATGTCGGGACGGCGACCGGCGGTTTCCACGGCGTACGCATCGACGGCGCCATCACCGTCGATGCCGGCGGCGGCAATATCGACATTCGCGGCCGTGGCGGCAATTCGGGTTCGTTCCACGGCGTGACGATCCGCAACGGCGCGGGCGTGCTCACATCCGGCATCGGCACGCTGGACATTATGGGGCATGGCGGCACCGCACCCGGCGGCGGCAGTGCCGGTGTCGAGTTCTATGCGGGTAGCGCCTATGCCCAGACGCAGAACGGCGCTTTGACCGTCAGCGGCTATGGCAGCACCGGCGGCGGCAACAACAATTCGGGCGTGGCCCTGGCCACAGGCCAAATCCGCGCGACGGGGGCGGGTGCGGTCGATGTCTCCGGTGCGGGCGGTGCCGGCGGCAGTTTCGGCGTGAGCGTGCAGGGCGGCGGTACAACCCTGATCTCGACCACCGACGGCAATCTCACGGTCATCGGCAATGGCGGCCTCGGCAGCGGCGGCGGCTTCGAAAGCTGGGGCGTCAATGTCGCGGGCCAGTCCGGCCTCGGCGCCATCCAATCCACGGGGACCGGCAACGTCTCCGTGACCGGAACGGCGGGTGCGACCAGCGGCAATGGGCGCTACGGCGTGATGATCGGCACCGGCGGCAGCATCGTCGCGACCAGTGCCGCTGGCGGCACGCTTAGCGTCACCGGCACCGGCGGCCCGGGAACGGGCACGAACAACCACGGCATTTACCTGACCGGTGCGGGTGCGACGATCTGGGGGACCGGTTTCAATGTGACGTTGACCGGCACGGGCGGCACTGGCGCGACAAGCGGCGACGGCATCCGCTTCGACAGCGGCGCCAACACGCATTCGGACGACGGCCAACTGACCATGACCGGCGTCGGCACGGGCAGCGGCTTCGGCATTGCCGCAACCGGCACCAGTTCGACGATCGGCGACCCCGCCTCGGCCGGCAATATCAATATCATCGCCGATACGGTGTCGATGAGCGCGGCGACGCTCGGCATCGAAACCGACGGGCAAGTTCTGATCCGGCCCGTCAATTCGGGCACCACGATCGGCATCGGCGGCGGTGCGGGCACGCAGCAATTGCCCAGCGACATGAGTTTCGTCGATGCCGCCTTGCTCGTCGTCGGCGACCCGACTGCGGGTGCGATCGAGGTCGGTGCGGGCGGCGTCAGTACGGCCACCGGGACGGATTTGGGTTTGCGCGGCGCTTCGATCGCACTCACCGGCGACGTGACGCTGGGGGCCGTCAGAACGCTCACCCTCTACGCCAACACCAACGGCGTCACCCAGGCGGCCGGCAGTACGATAACGGCGGCCAATCTGGTGTTGCGCGGGGCCGGCGACTTTGCGGTCAATCGGGCGGGCTCCGGCTACAACAACATCACGAACGTCGCCGCCGACGTGACCGCCGGATCGGGCTCCGGCGCAATCGTTCTTTATACGGGTGCGGGTGGCGGCTCGAGTTCCAACGCGCTGACCGACGGCGTCGGCACCGTCAACGGCATCTCCACGCCGGGCGGGCTCACCTGGGTCGCGCTCAACGGCCTCACGCAGACGGGGGCCGGCGTCATCTCGGTCGGTGGTGTCACGAACCTCACCGCGCAGAACGGCACGCTCGACATGTCGGCCGCCCCCAACACGTTCAGCGGCCAGGTCGCCGCCACAAGTGCGGGCGGCGGGTCGATCCTGCTCACGGCGAGCTCGCTTGCGCTCGGCAGCATCAATTCGGCCGGCAACGTGATTCTGAACGCTACAAGCGGCGGCATTACGCATGGTAGCCCGGTTACGGCGAACGGCAATCTGAATGCGGCGGCTAATGGCGGCGCGATCGTGCTGTCGAACCACCTGAACGTCGTTGCGGGCTCGGTGTCGCTCGCCACGTCGGGCGGTGCGCACGACATCTCCTGGGACCAACTCGGGCCGATGCTAGTCGGCAGCATTTCTTCGAGCGGCCAGCTCGATATCAACATCACCAACGGCGGCATCAGCCAGGTCGGTGCGATCTCGACGGGCGGTGCGACGAACCTTATCGTCGATACTGGAAATATCGCGCTGACGAACGCCGCCAACGCGTTTGTCGGTCCCATCGTCGCGTCGAACCCGTCCGGCGACATTTCGATCGCCAACACGGGCAACACGCTGTTCGGCAATATCGCGTCGAACGGCGTGCTGAACGTGTCGGTCACCGGCGGCACGCTTTCGCAGGTGGGCAGCACGGCGATCACCACGACGGGCAACGCTACCCTCACGCTCGCGGGCGCCTACGCAATGACGCTGACCGAATCGGGCAACAATGTCGGCGGCAATCTCGCGCTGTCGGGGAGCACTGGTACGCTCGACGGCATCCTGCTCGGCACCGTGACAGTGACCACCGGTACCTTTGTCGTCAACGGCGTCACGTATACCGCCGCAGCGCCGCCGCCTACCAACAATACGACGCCAGTGCCCGGTGCGGGCGTGGGTGGCACCACGGTTTCGAGCGCGCTCACCGATGCTGCGCCGATTTCGCAGATTCAGGGCGCAGCTGCGCTGCCGCCGCCGCCGGGTGCGACAGCGGTCGTTTCCGATACGGTTGCGTTGCTGACCGGCGGGCCCGGCCCGCTTATTGGCGGCGGTCCCGGTGCGCCGGCCGGTCCTGGCGGCCAAGCCGAAGGCGGCGAGGGCGGTCCGGCGGTTTCGCCCGTTGGCGTTGTCTCGGCGCCGCCGCCACCGCCGGCCGCAGCTGGTCCGGGTGCGCCGCCGCCCGCCGCATCGCCGGGCGCGCCGCCGCCGCCTGCCATCGTCGTTTCAGGCGGTCCGCCGCCTGGACCCGGTGCGCCGCCGCTCGTTCCGACAACGGCACCGCCGCCCGCCGTCACGGCCGTCGGCAATGTCGGCGGGGCGTCTGCGCCCGCAGTGAATGGCGGTGCGGTGCAGCCGACGACCAGCGCGCCCCAAACCGCCGTCACGTCGCCGTTCCCGTCGATGTCTTTCTAA
- a CDS encoding ABC transporter ATP-binding protein, with protein sequence MTAPLVSVEGLRVLFKSADRTVHAVNGVDFALQPGEVLGLLGESGSGKSVTLKALLRLLPASRTTLSGKVTVAGHDVLAMDERALRRYRGGVVSMIFQEPMLAFDPVFTVGDQIAEAVMRHEDVGREAGRARALEMLERVRIPSAKRRLDAYPHEMSGGMRQRAMIALALACKPQLLLADEPTTALDATVQIQILLLLRELQKEFGMAVIFVTHDVGVAVEVSDRMAVMYGGRIVERGSAADVIRRTAHPYPQGLLASTVHGAMRGTRLEAIPGAPPDLSRMPTGCAFAPRCRLADEMCRSVSPPIAALAPGHEAECHRPRVSAG encoded by the coding sequence ATGACCGCGCCGCTGGTTTCCGTCGAAGGTTTGCGCGTGCTGTTCAAATCGGCCGACCGCACGGTGCATGCGGTCAACGGCGTCGATTTCGCGCTCCAACCCGGCGAAGTGCTGGGGTTGCTCGGCGAGTCCGGCTCGGGCAAATCGGTCACGCTCAAAGCCTTACTGCGTCTTCTGCCTGCGTCGCGCACGACGCTCTCCGGCAAGGTCACGGTCGCGGGCCACGACGTGCTCGCGATGGACGAGCGCGCACTTCGCCGCTATCGCGGCGGCGTGGTGTCGATGATCTTCCAGGAGCCGATGCTGGCCTTCGATCCCGTATTCACGGTAGGCGACCAGATCGCCGAGGCGGTGATGCGCCACGAAGACGTGGGCCGCGAGGCCGGGCGCGCCCGCGCGCTTGAAATGCTCGAGCGCGTGCGCATCCCGTCCGCCAAGCGGCGGCTCGACGCCTATCCGCACGAAATGTCCGGCGGCATGCGCCAGCGCGCGATGATCGCGTTGGCGCTGGCGTGCAAACCGCAATTGCTGCTCGCCGACGAGCCGACGACGGCACTCGACGCGACCGTGCAGATCCAGATCCTGCTGCTGCTGCGCGAACTCCAGAAAGAGTTCGGCATGGCCGTGATTTTCGTCACGCACGATGTCGGCGTTGCGGTCGAAGTCTCTGACCGCATGGCCGTGATGTATGGCGGCCGCATCGTCGAGCGCGGCTCGGCCGCCGACGTGATCCGCCGCACGGCCCATCCCTATCCGCAGGGGCTGCTTGCTTCGACGGTGCATGGGGCGATGCGCGGCACGCGGCTCGAAGCGATTCCGGGGGCACCCCCCGATCTGTCGCGCATGCCCACGGGCTGCGCCTTTGCGCCGCGCTGCCGCTTGGCCGACGAGATGTGCCGCAGCGTTTCGCCGCCGATCGCCGCCCTCGCGCCCGGGCACGAAGCCGAGTGCCATCGGCCGCGCGTGAGCGCCGGCTAG
- a CDS encoding ABC transporter ATP-binding protein, which produces MSASIPQGIADEDIGGPAQPLLSIRGLVKHFPIKGGVLNRTVAVVQAVDGIDFDVAKGETLGIVGESGCGKSTTARLLVRLIDPDAGEVLYDGLKIGSQDGLDLREMRRHVQMVFQDSFASLNPRLTIEDSISFGPKVHGLGAKEAKARARELLQQVGLNPNLFVRRYPHELSGGQRQRVNIARALALRPRLVILDEAVSALDKSVEAQVLNLLQDLKTELGLTYVFISHDLNVVRYMSDRVMVMYLGRVAEIGPVDAIYGNPRHPYTKALLSAMPSMDPDARTQEAPIAGDPPNPINPPAGCRFHTRCPFSEPVCAAKVPDLAAVAGDAKHAVACHMNVAGSDHSRTAGAA; this is translated from the coding sequence GTGAGCGCTTCCATTCCCCAGGGCATCGCCGACGAAGATATCGGCGGCCCCGCACAGCCGCTTTTGTCGATCCGCGGCCTCGTCAAACATTTCCCGATCAAAGGCGGCGTGCTCAATCGCACCGTTGCGGTCGTGCAGGCCGTGGACGGCATCGATTTCGACGTCGCCAAGGGCGAAACGCTCGGCATCGTCGGCGAATCGGGCTGCGGCAAATCGACGACCGCGCGCCTGCTCGTGCGACTCATCGACCCCGACGCGGGCGAAGTGCTGTACGACGGCCTCAAGATCGGCTCGCAAGACGGGCTCGATCTGCGCGAGATGCGCCGCCATGTGCAAATGGTGTTTCAGGACAGCTTTGCGTCCCTCAATCCGCGCCTCACGATCGAAGACTCGATCTCGTTCGGACCCAAAGTGCACGGGCTCGGCGCCAAAGAGGCCAAAGCGCGCGCGCGCGAATTGCTTCAGCAAGTCGGGCTCAATCCCAATCTGTTCGTGCGCCGCTATCCGCACGAATTATCGGGCGGCCAGCGCCAGCGCGTGAATATCGCGCGCGCCCTCGCGCTCCGCCCGCGCCTCGTGATTCTCGACGAAGCGGTGTCGGCACTCGACAAATCGGTCGAAGCGCAGGTGCTCAATCTGCTGCAGGATCTGAAGACCGAGCTCGGCCTCACCTACGTATTCATCAGCCACGATCTCAACGTGGTGCGCTACATGTCCGACCGCGTGATGGTCATGTATCTGGGCCGCGTGGCCGAGATCGGTCCGGTCGACGCGATCTACGGCAATCCGCGCCATCCCTATACGAAGGCGCTGTTGTCGGCGATGCCGTCGATGGACCCCGATGCGCGCACGCAAGAAGCGCCCATCGCAGGCGATCCGCCGAACCCGATCAACCCGCCGGCGGGCTGCCGCTTCCACACGCGCTGCCCGTTCTCGGAGCCCGTCTGTGCGGCTAAAGTGCCGGACCTTGCGGCAGTCGCGGGCGACGCCAAACACGCGGTCGCCTGCCACATGAACGTGGCCGGCTCCGACCATAGCCGCACGGCAGGTGCCGCATGA